The following proteins are co-located in the Pedobacter frigiditerrae genome:
- a CDS encoding N(4)-(beta-N-acetylglucosaminyl)-L-asparaginase → MFNRRKFLKASALSTALLAIDKKSIANTLPSSTTVINKPIVISTWDFGVAANADAWKVLSKNGRALDAVEQGVWVPEADESNQSVGYGGLPDRDGKVTLDACIMDENGNIGAVLALEHILHPISVARKVMEKTPHVMLAGDGALQFALEQGFKKINLLTPSSEKAWKEWLKTAKYEPVINIENKLYDKAAPNKLPGNKYNHDTIGMIAMDTKGNLSGACTTSGMAYKLHGRIGDSPIIGAGLYIDNEIGGATSTGVGEEVVRNVGSFLVVELMRQGYSPEDACKEAVMRIIRKKPETAKNIQVGFLALNKKGEYGAYAIQKGFSYAVCDSQKQDLVIKGKSYY, encoded by the coding sequence ATGTTCAATAGAAGAAAATTCTTAAAAGCCTCTGCGTTATCTACGGCCTTATTGGCCATTGACAAAAAGAGCATAGCTAATACATTACCATCATCAACAACTGTTATTAATAAACCAATCGTAATTTCTACTTGGGACTTCGGTGTTGCAGCAAATGCTGATGCCTGGAAAGTTTTAAGCAAAAATGGTAGAGCTTTAGATGCAGTTGAACAAGGCGTTTGGGTTCCAGAAGCTGATGAAAGTAACCAATCTGTAGGTTATGGCGGCTTGCCAGATAGAGATGGAAAAGTAACGCTAGATGCCTGTATCATGGACGAAAATGGAAACATTGGAGCCGTTTTAGCATTAGAACATATTTTACATCCAATTTCGGTTGCACGTAAGGTAATGGAGAAAACTCCTCACGTAATGCTTGCTGGAGATGGTGCTTTACAATTTGCTTTAGAACAAGGCTTTAAGAAAATTAACTTACTTACTCCTTCATCAGAAAAGGCTTGGAAAGAGTGGTTAAAAACAGCTAAATACGAGCCAGTAATAAATATCGAGAATAAACTTTACGATAAGGCTGCTCCGAATAAATTGCCTGGCAATAAATATAATCATGATACTATTGGGATGATAGCTATGGATACAAAAGGTAATCTTTCTGGCGCTTGTACTACAAGCGGAATGGCTTATAAGTTACACGGTCGTATTGGCGATAGCCCGATAATTGGAGCTGGTTTATATATTGATAATGAAATTGGTGGAGCAACATCAACAGGTGTTGGAGAAGAAGTTGTAAGAAACGTAGGTTCTTTCTTGGTTGTAGAATTAATGCGACAAGGTTATTCGCCAGAAGATGCTTGTAAAGAAGCAGTGATGCGTATCATTAGAAAAAAACCAGAAACTGCTAAAAATATACAAGTTGGCTTTTTAGCTTTAAATAAAAAAGGAGAATACGGAGCCTATGCTATTCAAAAAGGGTTTAGTTATGCAGTTTGCGATAGCCAAAAGCAAGATTTAGTTATTAAAGGAAAAAGTTATTATTAA
- a CDS encoding copper homeostasis protein CutC, which produces MTLSNTLEICANSFSSALEAEKGGANRVELCENMAEGGTTPSYAQIKLCKKKLNIQVWPIIRPRGGDFLYSNDEFELIKEDIKICKSLNCDGVVTGILLANGEIDKIRCAELIDLAKPMPVSFHRAFDMSNDLEKALEDLIELGFVRVLTSGGANNAVEGIKAIAELVKLANGRIEIMPGAGINPNNIQEIATQTCAINFHSSARLFVKSKMEYRNQTTKMGSIEDEYQYQQTSAELVKKMIEQLG; this is translated from the coding sequence ATGACTTTATCTAATACGCTTGAAATCTGCGCTAATTCATTTTCTTCAGCCCTTGAAGCGGAAAAAGGTGGCGCAAACCGTGTTGAGCTTTGTGAAAATATGGCTGAAGGCGGAACAACTCCTAGTTATGCTCAAATCAAATTGTGTAAGAAAAAGCTAAATATTCAAGTTTGGCCAATCATTCGTCCACGAGGTGGAGATTTTTTATACAGTAATGATGAATTCGAGCTGATAAAAGAAGACATCAAAATCTGTAAATCATTAAACTGCGATGGTGTTGTAACTGGTATTTTGTTAGCCAATGGCGAAATAGACAAAATACGCTGTGCTGAGCTTATAGATTTGGCAAAACCAATGCCTGTTTCCTTCCATAGGGCTTTTGACATGAGTAATGATTTGGAAAAAGCTTTAGAAGATTTAATTGAATTGGGTTTTGTAAGGGTTTTAACTTCCGGTGGTGCAAATAATGCTGTTGAAGGTATTAAAGCTATAGCTGAATTGGTCAAACTAGCAAATGGCAGAATAGAAATCATGCCAGGAGCTGGAATAAATCCTAATAATATTCAAGAAATTGCAACCCAAACATGTGCTATAAACTTCCATTCATCTGCTAGATTATTTGTTAAAAGTAAAATGGAATATCGCAATCAAACAACCAAAATGGGAAGTATTGAAGATGAATATCAATACCAACAAACTTCAGCAGAATTGGTTAAAAAAATGATAGAACAACTAGGATGA
- a CDS encoding GH92 family glycosyl hydrolase, producing MKFSKILTAILLFVSFANAQTKRDYNQYVNPFIGTGGHGHTYPGPALPFGMIQPGPDTRLEGWDGCSGYHYTDNTIYGFSQTHLSGTGIPDYCDFLFMPTVGKPQFINTQYASPFQKKNEKASTGYYSTLLDKYNVKAEITATRRSGLYKFTYPKSNEANVIIDLKHRDKVLDSWIEVVNDREIKGYRKSKAWATGQELYFHVRYNKPFKSYGIVVDDELKPGIKKAKGTNIKLYIQFATGDQEAILSRVAISAVDDKGALKNLDAEIDGFDFAKVLAKAKIAWNKELSKIDAESTNKKQLTTFYTALYHSLLNPNLYMDVDGKYRGLDNKIHTAKDFEYFTVFSLWDTYRTENPLLTLIDKKHTLDFIKTFLAMHQQGGQLPIWPLANDETFCMIGNHAIPVITDGYAKGIRGFDTKLALEAMKHAVNRKQFGIDIYAKNGAVLADIEHESASKTVEYAYDDWCIAQFAKMIGAEADYQTYITRAQNWKNVYDPSTGHIRARNNGGWWKPFNPTEVNNNYTEGNSWHYSFSTQQDINGHIDLMGGEKIYQAKLDELFTTKQGLTGRDQSDITGLIGQYAHGNEPSHHMAYLFNFTSHPEKTQYYINKIMNEQYHDQPDGLSGNEDCGQMSAWLVMSAMGIYPVSPGNNMYNIGTPWFKKMTVSLENGKKIIISAPAKTNANYYIKGISLNGKPHKKLFLNFTDLAKGANLNFALSATPDMKYLNSLQKPVMKITENLIVPNPIIDGPQETFKDKAQVSITSALANTEIYYTLDGSTPSQNSTKYVTSFSIDKNATVNAIAYKKGFKTSYVSTATYKKINNNYTIKTNSEINKSFTGGGNDALIDGVRGAINWRVGNRWQGFWGKDFEAILDLGKDQQVNSVSIGALQDTNAWIVFPPETEFWIAGNDMSFKLIGTVKAPVDAKDYNIQIKELGIKVNAVCRYIKIIAKNYGELPTWHEGAGGKAHTFFDEITVK from the coding sequence ATGAAGTTTTCTAAAATACTTACTGCCATCTTGCTATTTGTAAGTTTTGCAAATGCCCAAACCAAAAGAGATTATAATCAATATGTAAATCCATTTATTGGTACTGGTGGTCACGGTCATACTTATCCTGGCCCTGCGTTGCCGTTCGGGATGATACAACCTGGACCAGATACAAGATTAGAAGGTTGGGATGGCTGTTCTGGTTATCATTATACCGATAATACGATTTACGGATTTTCGCAAACTCATTTAAGCGGAACAGGAATTCCAGATTATTGTGATTTTTTGTTTATGCCAACAGTTGGGAAACCTCAATTTATAAACACACAGTATGCTTCTCCTTTTCAAAAGAAAAATGAAAAAGCCAGTACTGGTTATTACAGCACTTTATTAGATAAGTACAACGTTAAAGCCGAAATTACCGCTACAAGACGTTCTGGATTGTACAAATTCACTTATCCAAAATCTAACGAAGCAAATGTCATTATCGATTTAAAACACAGAGATAAGGTTTTAGACAGTTGGATTGAAGTTGTTAACGACAGGGAAATTAAAGGTTATAGAAAATCGAAAGCTTGGGCAACTGGACAAGAGTTGTATTTCCACGTTCGTTATAACAAACCTTTCAAATCTTACGGAATTGTAGTTGATGATGAATTGAAGCCAGGAATTAAAAAAGCAAAAGGAACAAACATCAAGTTATACATACAGTTTGCTACCGGCGACCAAGAAGCAATTCTATCTAGAGTTGCCATTTCTGCTGTTGATGATAAGGGCGCATTAAAAAATTTAGATGCTGAAATTGATGGATTTGACTTTGCAAAAGTCTTAGCTAAAGCTAAAATTGCTTGGAACAAGGAGCTCTCTAAAATTGATGCAGAAAGCACTAATAAAAAACAATTAACTACTTTTTATACTGCACTTTACCATAGTTTACTTAATCCAAATTTGTATATGGATGTTGATGGTAAATACCGTGGGTTAGACAATAAAATTCATACCGCAAAAGACTTTGAATATTTCACTGTTTTCTCTTTGTGGGATACTTATAGAACTGAAAATCCATTGCTCACATTAATCGATAAAAAACACACTTTAGATTTTATCAAAACCTTTTTAGCCATGCACCAACAAGGCGGACAATTACCGATTTGGCCTTTAGCTAACGATGAAACATTTTGTATGATTGGCAATCACGCTATTCCGGTAATTACTGATGGGTATGCAAAAGGTATTAGAGGTTTTGATACAAAACTTGCTTTAGAAGCGATGAAACACGCAGTAAATCGCAAACAATTTGGCATAGATATTTACGCAAAAAATGGTGCAGTATTAGCTGATATAGAACACGAAAGCGCTTCTAAAACAGTAGAATATGCTTATGATGACTGGTGTATTGCACAGTTTGCAAAAATGATTGGTGCAGAGGCTGATTATCAGACCTACATCACTAGAGCCCAAAACTGGAAGAATGTTTATGACCCATCAACTGGGCATATTAGAGCTAGAAATAATGGTGGTTGGTGGAAACCCTTTAACCCAACAGAGGTAAATAATAATTATACCGAAGGTAATTCGTGGCATTACAGTTTTAGTACCCAACAAGACATTAATGGGCATATAGATTTGATGGGTGGAGAGAAAATTTATCAAGCAAAGCTAGATGAATTGTTTACTACGAAACAAGGCTTAACTGGTCGTGACCAAAGTGATATTACAGGTTTAATTGGTCAATATGCTCACGGAAATGAGCCAAGTCACCACATGGCCTATCTTTTTAATTTCACCTCACATCCTGAAAAAACGCAGTATTATATCAACAAAATAATGAATGAGCAGTATCATGACCAGCCTGATGGTTTGTCTGGAAATGAAGATTGCGGACAAATGAGTGCTTGGTTAGTGATGAGTGCGATGGGAATTTATCCAGTTTCACCAGGAAACAACATGTACAATATTGGTACGCCTTGGTTTAAAAAGATGACGGTTAGTTTAGAGAATGGAAAGAAAATCATCATTTCTGCTCCTGCCAAAACTAATGCTAATTATTACATCAAAGGAATTTCTTTAAATGGAAAACCCCATAAAAAGCTATTCTTAAACTTTACTGATTTAGCAAAAGGCGCAAATTTAAACTTTGCTTTATCGGCTACACCTGATATGAAATACTTGAACAGTCTACAAAAACCTGTGATGAAAATTACAGAAAACCTGATTGTTCCGAATCCAATAATTGATGGTCCGCAAGAAACTTTTAAGGATAAAGCACAAGTTAGCATTACTTCTGCTCTAGCCAATACTGAAATTTATTATACGCTAGATGGAAGTACTCCAAGTCAAAATTCGACAAAATATGTTACTTCATTTAGCATAGATAAAAATGCAACCGTAAATGCCATTGCATATAAAAAAGGTTTTAAAACAAGTTATGTAAGCACCGCGACTTATAAAAAGATTAACAATAACTACACCATAAAAACTAACAGTGAAATTAATAAAAGCTTTACTGGCGGAGGAAACGATGCCTTAATTGATGGAGTTAGAGGTGCAATTAATTGGCGAGTTGGCAACAGGTGGCAAGGTTTCTGGGGTAAAGATTTTGAAGCTATTTTAGATTTAGGCAAAGACCAGCAAGTAAACTCTGTAAGCATTGGCGCATTACAAGATACAAATGCTTGGATTGTTTTTCCGCCAGAAACAGAATTTTGGATTGCAGGAAACGATATGAGTTTCAAATTAATTGGGACAGTAAAAGCTCCAGTTGATGCAAAAGATTATAATATTCAAATTAAAGAGTTGGGTATAAAAGTTAATGCAGTTTGCCGATACATTAAAATCATCGCTAAAAATTATGGAGAACTACCTACTTGGCACGAAGGCGCCGGTGGAAAAGCACACACGTTTTTTGATGAGATAACTGTTAAATAA
- a CDS encoding alpha/beta hydrolase, with product MKFKNWLSILLIGVSLQVFAQESKKTTYVIVHGAWGGSYAFKKVDSILTAKGCKVYRPSLTGQGERAHLASADVNLSTHVKDVVNQILYENLYDVVLVGHSYGGMVITGVADSIPNRIKKMIYLDAFLPNDGESVATLFSGKMDGLIKSQVNGFLVPAWVKASQPIPKDVPQSLKTFTEILHLKRGVSTIPAQYVLTVAKGTLPENDDFASQAGRARKRKIPVEVLEADHNPQVTAIVPLGELLYKIK from the coding sequence ATGAAATTTAAAAATTGGTTATCCATTCTGTTAATAGGTGTATCGTTACAAGTATTTGCCCAAGAATCAAAAAAAACAACTTATGTAATTGTTCATGGTGCTTGGGGTGGTAGTTATGCCTTTAAAAAAGTAGATTCCATTTTAACTGCCAAAGGCTGTAAGGTTTATAGACCATCCTTAACAGGGCAGGGAGAAAGGGCCCATTTGGCATCAGCGGATGTTAACCTTAGCACACATGTTAAAGATGTGGTGAACCAAATTCTTTATGAAAATTTGTACGATGTGGTATTAGTTGGTCATAGTTATGGGGGAATGGTGATTACAGGAGTTGCAGATAGCATTCCTAATCGCATTAAAAAAATGATATATCTAGATGCCTTTTTACCCAATGACGGCGAAAGTGTAGCTACGTTATTTAGTGGAAAAATGGATGGTTTAATTAAAAGTCAAGTAAATGGTTTTTTAGTTCCAGCTTGGGTTAAGGCAAGTCAGCCAATACCAAAAGATGTACCTCAATCGCTTAAAACATTTACAGAAATTCTTCATTTAAAAAGAGGAGTTTCTACAATTCCTGCACAATATGTTTTAACTGTAGCTAAAGGCACGCTTCCTGAAAATGATGACTTCGCTTCACAGGCAGGGCGTGCAAGAAAAAGAAAAATACCCGTTGAGGTGTTAGAAGCAGACCATAACCCACAAGTAACCGCTATTGTTCCCCTTGGTGAGCTATTGTATAAAATTAAATAA
- a CDS encoding phage tail protein, whose amino-acid sequence MVEDGSKQDSIWPMPKFRFEVDLGTELKGVAFQEVSGMDVETQIIEYRKSNSKLFSTEKMPGITKYGNVTMKRGIFVNDNTFWNWHAEIKMNTIKRRTIVIKLLDEAGKITMQWTLSNAWPTKITSTDLKSDGNEVAIDTIEIAHEQLTITNG is encoded by the coding sequence ATGGTAGAAGATGGAAGCAAACAAGACTCAATATGGCCAATGCCTAAGTTTAGATTCGAGGTAGACTTAGGAACTGAGCTAAAAGGCGTAGCCTTTCAAGAAGTTAGCGGAATGGATGTGGAAACTCAGATAATAGAATACCGCAAGAGCAATAGCAAATTGTTTTCTACAGAGAAAATGCCAGGAATTACCAAATATGGAAACGTAACAATGAAAAGAGGAATTTTTGTTAACGATAATACTTTCTGGAATTGGCATGCTGAAATCAAGATGAATACCATCAAGAGAAGAACCATTGTAATTAAGCTGTTGGATGAGGCAGGTAAAATAACAATGCAGTGGACGCTTAGTAATGCTTGGCCTACAAAAATTACGAGTACTGATTTAAAATCTGATGGAAACGAAGTAGCTATTGACACTATTGAAATAGCACATGAGCAATTAACCATTACGAATGGCTAG
- a CDS encoding LytTR family DNA-binding domain-containing protein, whose product MSINCIAVDDEPAALELIASYIQQTPYLHLAGSYNNAISALKEIHENPSLSLIFLDIRMADLSGIELARIIGQSDKKKNVRIIFTTAYDQYALEGFKVDALDYLVKPFSYVDFSKAAEKAKDYFYMYENSLQSATFETRLAQDQRPYIYLKVEHQLVKTDVDDILYIEGLKDYVKVYLRSTEKPLLTLTSLKRLQEKLPAEMFLRLHRSFIVATAAIKSANKTSVQINDITIPVSEQFKEDFNNFLNKWVL is encoded by the coding sequence ATGAGCATTAATTGTATAGCAGTAGATGATGAACCAGCAGCGCTGGAGTTAATCGCATCATATATTCAACAAACGCCATATTTGCATTTAGCAGGTAGCTACAATAATGCCATATCTGCATTAAAAGAAATACACGAGAATCCTAGTTTAAGCCTTATTTTCCTCGACATCAGGATGGCAGATTTAAGTGGTATAGAATTGGCACGTATCATTGGTCAATCAGATAAAAAGAAAAACGTAAGGATTATATTCACCACAGCCTATGATCAGTATGCACTTGAAGGTTTTAAGGTAGATGCATTAGATTATCTGGTGAAACCCTTCAGCTACGTAGATTTCTCTAAGGCTGCCGAAAAGGCGAAGGATTATTTTTATATGTATGAAAATAGTTTACAAAGTGCCACCTTTGAAACCAGATTAGCACAAGACCAAAGACCTTATATCTATTTAAAAGTAGAACATCAGTTGGTAAAGACTGACGTAGACGACATTCTTTACATTGAAGGTTTAAAAGACTATGTTAAGGTGTACCTACGCTCTACAGAAAAGCCTTTACTAACACTTACTAGCCTTAAACGACTTCAAGAGAAATTACCTGCCGAAATGTTTTTACGCCTGCACCGCTCTTTCATTGTGGCAACAGCCGCTATCAAATCGGCTAATAAAACTTCTGTCCAAATAAACGATATCACCATACCTGTAAGCGAGCAGTTCAAAGAAGATTTTAATAATTTTCTGAATAAGTGGGTTTTGTAG
- a CDS encoding sensor histidine kinase — translation MNRDSRILKAVFSIDFVVMASLFCWLVVQLNSYSTMPWEFWLKQVVENASIAALYFCNIYLFFPKLSNKYWGIPYLLILILTIWFMVQANIWFADTIGINEIFAKLYDKPGKPYVPNYHWTKTWITGLSILALALSWVSVIAKRLQKKQLAYEVSEKERVGAELAYLKAQINPHFLFNTLHTIYALMDTNVKSAKTSIYSLSHMMRYVLYDTKNEQTSLFKEMDFIEDYIALMKVRIAEDVQVIFDRKPGLRDLPVAPMLFLPFIENAFKHGISAVNPSYVYIELAEKDGKLMLEVRNSLFVGLAKQLEDDKGIGVANTRRRLDLIYPNRYELTAEPDDFAKEFVVTLTLTIDEH, via the coding sequence ATGAATAGAGATAGTCGGATTTTGAAGGCAGTATTTTCGATAGACTTTGTGGTGATGGCCTCATTGTTTTGTTGGCTGGTTGTTCAATTAAATAGCTATTCGACCATGCCTTGGGAATTCTGGCTTAAGCAGGTGGTAGAAAATGCATCAATAGCGGCACTTTATTTTTGTAACATCTATCTGTTTTTCCCGAAGCTATCTAATAAATATTGGGGAATACCCTATCTATTGATACTCATTTTAACCATTTGGTTCATGGTACAGGCTAATATTTGGTTTGCCGATACGATAGGCATTAATGAGATTTTTGCCAAACTATATGATAAACCAGGAAAGCCTTATGTGCCAAACTACCATTGGACAAAAACTTGGATTACTGGTCTATCTATACTTGCGCTTGCTCTTAGTTGGGTTTCTGTAATTGCAAAAAGATTGCAAAAGAAACAACTTGCCTATGAGGTTTCTGAGAAGGAAAGGGTAGGTGCCGAGCTAGCTTATTTAAAAGCACAAATCAATCCGCATTTTTTATTCAATACACTACATACCATTTATGCATTGATGGATACCAATGTTAAATCAGCAAAAACTTCCATTTATTCCCTTTCACACATGATGAGGTATGTGCTCTACGATACCAAAAATGAGCAGACTTCCCTGTTTAAGGAAATGGATTTTATTGAAGACTATATTGCCTTGATGAAAGTTCGCATAGCTGAAGATGTACAAGTGATTTTTGATAGAAAACCAGGTTTGAGAGATTTACCTGTAGCTCCAATGCTTTTCCTTCCGTTTATAGAAAATGCTTTTAAACATGGTATCAGTGCTGTTAATCCAAGTTATGTTTATATTGAACTAGCAGAGAAGGATGGAAAGCTGATGCTTGAAGTTCGTAATTCACTTTTCGTAGGACTTGCAAAACAACTAGAAGACGACAAAGGCATCGGCGTTGCCAATACCAGAAGGCGTTTAGATTTGATTTATCCAAACAGATATGAATTGACAGCAGAACCTGATGATTTTGCAAAAGAATTTGTGGTGACTTTAACTTTAACAATAGATGAGCATTAA